Proteins encoded in a region of the Methanobacterium sp. genome:
- a CDS encoding universal stress protein, which produces MVYKILLPTDGSEASKRAGEYAISESELSGAEIIVLHVIDMDYLKSLPQSDLQEKLEEEMREEGKKAVAKFKERLEKEKCQGSCKNINLRTMIRKGKPEDVILKTAEEEGVDQIIMGKSGKHGLERFIMGSTTERVVRKAKIPVNIIS; this is translated from the coding sequence ATGGTTTACAAAATATTATTACCCACAGACGGATCAGAAGCTTCTAAACGTGCAGGAGAATATGCTATTTCTGAATCAGAGTTAAGTGGTGCGGAAATAATCGTTTTACACGTAATTGATATGGATTATTTAAAATCATTACCACAAAGTGATTTACAGGAAAAATTAGAAGAAGAGATGAGGGAAGAAGGTAAAAAAGCCGTTGCTAAATTCAAAGAAAGATTAGAAAAAGAAAAATGTCAAGGTAGCTGTAAAAATATTAATCTTAGAACCATGATAAGAAAAGGTAAACCAGAAGATGTTATACTGAAAACTGCAGAAGAAGAAGGTGTTGATCAAATAATAATGGGTAAATCCGGTAAACACGGATTGGAACGATTTATTATGGGAAGCACCACAGAAAGAGTGGTTAGAAAAGCAAAAATCCCTGTAAACATCATTTCTTAA
- a CDS encoding DASS family sodium-coupled anion symporter, producing MPLAIISFIVVMLIPMKGLSYPGHAAIALLIFAIIMWASETVHLAVTSLIILFIQPIIGVESFDAAVVGFANPIIFLMIGGFIIAEAIRKSGLATRLTYSMLNKFGTSPDRGLFVAVFSTGILSAWIENVVAFAMLLPIIKEIIPLMGVNDPENGKSNFAKAMVLGASYGSLAGGFGTEIGTAPNLMAAAYTQISFANWMIFGFPLAIIMMIVIWKLLGKLFKPEVKGIMGGMDTISNKIDSLGPMTKVEKISLTILLFTIFLWVTTTWTGLNSYSIALIGAVLFFTFKVIDWRDAQTGVDWGLIIFFGGALSLGAALLNTGAAKWLINDIVRLLGSDPSTLLIILVLMIIAVVITQVMSNIALSAILVPLSVTLAQAQELSIGTYAVPVAIACSLSFMLPMADPTVAMAYGTGYVKIKEILKAGIPLVIIGVVLTIIILLSPLAKPALG from the coding sequence ATACCTCTGGCAATAATTTCATTTATAGTTGTTATGTTAATCCCAATGAAAGGTTTAAGCTATCCAGGACATGCAGCAATTGCATTACTCATATTCGCCATAATTATGTGGGCATCTGAAACAGTTCATTTGGCTGTTACTTCTTTAATAATACTCTTTATTCAACCCATTATTGGTGTTGAAAGTTTTGATGCTGCTGTGGTCGGGTTTGCAAACCCCATCATATTTCTCATGATTGGAGGTTTCATAATAGCTGAAGCAATCCGAAAAAGTGGATTAGCTACACGTTTAACCTATTCCATGCTTAACAAATTTGGTACTAGTCCTGACCGGGGTCTGTTTGTGGCTGTGTTTTCCACAGGAATTTTATCTGCTTGGATTGAGAATGTTGTGGCGTTTGCAATGCTTCTTCCCATCATTAAAGAAATAATTCCATTAATGGGTGTTAATGATCCTGAAAATGGCAAAAGTAACTTTGCAAAAGCCATGGTTCTTGGTGCATCCTATGGGTCCCTGGCTGGTGGATTTGGTACAGAAATAGGAACTGCTCCTAACTTGATGGCTGCGGCATACACTCAAATTTCTTTTGCTAACTGGATGATCTTCGGGTTTCCATTAGCCATAATCATGATGATTGTTATTTGGAAATTACTGGGAAAACTATTCAAACCAGAAGTTAAAGGAATAATGGGTGGAATGGACACCATATCTAACAAAATAGATTCATTAGGCCCAATGACAAAAGTTGAAAAAATATCATTAACCATACTCTTATTTACCATATTTTTATGGGTTACCACAACTTGGACTGGACTTAACAGTTATTCCATAGCTTTAATTGGTGCTGTGTTATTTTTCACATTCAAAGTAATTGATTGGAGAGATGCACAGACTGGCGTAGACTGGGGATTAATTATCTTCTTTGGGGGTGCATTAAGTCTTGGAGCTGCATTACTAAACACTGGGGCTGCAAAATGGCTTATTAATGATATTGTCCGATTACTCGGCAGTGATCCATCAACACTCCTTATAATATTGGTTTTGATGATAATTGCAGTTGTTATAACTCAAGTAATGTCAAACATTGCACTTTCAGCAATACTCGTACCATTATCAGTTACACTTGCCCAAGCACAAGAATTATCCATAGGGACTTATGCAGTGCCGGTGGCAATTGCTTGTTCCCTTTCATTCATGTTACCAATGGCAGATCCAACAGTGGCTATGGCCTATGGAACTGGTTATGTTAAAATTAAAGAAATATTGAAAGCAGGAATCCCATTAGTCATAATTGGGGTTGTCTTAACCATTATAATTCTACTGAGCCCCCTTGCAAAACCAGCACTGGGATAA
- a CDS encoding MBL fold metallo-hydrolase, which produces MKWVTTNGCEVYQTSGGRSNSYLIFDKGVSFLVDTSIKKSRKTLMGKLNKFLGEKELSYLILTHAHYDHFENVNIIKEKYRPKIVIQSSEGEILRQGNSLIPKGTNILTRIIAGVGRKLNRLSSYEKIFPDILVDDYYFLSPNCYLIHTPGHTKGSMSLIVDGEIALVGDAMFGVFSWSIFPPFADDVPTMIQSWEKLLKTGCKVFLPGHGTSNSRKILKKQLERHGLN; this is translated from the coding sequence TTGAAATGGGTTACTACCAATGGATGCGAGGTTTATCAGACTTCTGGGGGTAGAAGCAATTCTTACTTAATTTTTGATAAGGGTGTTTCATTTTTAGTAGATACTTCAATAAAAAAATCTAGAAAGACGTTAATGGGAAAGTTGAATAAGTTCCTTGGTGAAAAAGAGTTATCATATCTTATTTTAACTCACGCTCATTATGATCATTTTGAAAATGTGAATATTATTAAAGAAAAATATCGACCTAAAATAGTAATCCAAAGTAGTGAAGGAGAAATTTTAAGGCAGGGAAACTCTCTCATTCCCAAAGGAACTAACATTCTAACTCGAATTATTGCGGGCGTGGGTAGGAAACTCAATAGACTTTCCAGTTATGAAAAAATTTTTCCTGACATTTTGGTGGATGATTATTATTTTCTGAGTCCCAACTGTTACTTGATTCATACCCCCGGCCATACAAAAGGGTCAATGAGTTTGATTGTGGATGGAGAGATTGCACTGGTTGGTGATGCCATGTTTGGAGTATTCAGTTGGTCTATATTCCCCCCATTTGCCGATGATGTGCCCACTATGATCCAAAGCTGGGAAAAACTTCTGAAAACTGGTTGTAAAGTTTTTTTGCCGGGACATGGAACTTCAAACAGTAGAAAAATATTGAAAAAACAGTTGGAAAGACATGGATTGAATTAA
- a CDS encoding zinc-binding protein, with protein MKEKKLALAPCSGMSPHGLITRVVCSDMVEKSDKLISICMGATSADKEGFGEIIKKFPILAVNGCDSSCVDKILKQKGVIVAETINVLKIVACEGLKPTKVSRLDEEGERCVILVKKKINQIAIEKDC; from the coding sequence ATGAAAGAAAAAAAGTTAGCCCTGGCTCCCTGTAGTGGGATGAGCCCTCATGGCCTTATCACAAGAGTGGTTTGTTCCGACATGGTTGAAAAATCAGATAAGCTAATTTCTATATGTATGGGCGCCACATCAGCAGATAAAGAAGGTTTCGGTGAGATTATAAAAAAATTTCCCATTTTAGCCGTGAATGGTTGTGATTCATCTTGTGTGGATAAAATATTAAAACAGAAAGGAGTTATAGTTGCAGAAACGATTAATGTCCTTAAAATCGTGGCCTGTGAAGGTTTAAAGCCTACTAAAGTTTCAAGACTTGATGAAGAAGGAGAACGATGTGTTATTTTGGTAAAGAAAAAAATAAACCAAATTGCAATTGAAAAAGATTGTTAG
- a CDS encoding SDR family oxidoreductase, which yields MILVTGATGHIGNVLVRKLTSKGKIVRVITLPGDDSKALSGLNIEHMEGNITDYDSILPFFDGVDVVFHLAGMISIMPGQDELLYKVNVEGTRNVVKACLEKNIKRLVYTSSVHALREPPHGTEINETCSFQPEYSRGGYDRTKALASLEVLEGVKKGLNSVIVCPSGVIGPYDYNISQMGQLILNYTNGAMKAYIDGAYDFVDVRDVVQGLILACQNGKNGEIYILSGEKITVKELMKTLEDITKIRRPWLKIPHWLANTVGKIAPIYYKSQDNKPLFTSYSMEVLLSNCDINNSKAKKELGYNPRPIKESVKDSVQWFIDNPPF from the coding sequence ATGATATTGGTTACTGGTGCAACTGGTCACATAGGAAATGTCCTTGTACGAAAGTTAACATCTAAGGGAAAAATAGTAAGGGTGATAACCCTTCCTGGTGATGATAGTAAAGCACTCTCTGGATTGAATATTGAGCACATGGAAGGAAACATAACGGATTATGATTCAATTTTGCCTTTTTTTGATGGTGTAGATGTGGTGTTCCATCTGGCTGGGATGATTTCAATAATGCCTGGACAAGATGAGCTTCTCTATAAAGTTAATGTAGAGGGAACTCGTAATGTGGTTAAAGCATGCTTGGAGAAAAATATAAAGCGTTTAGTCTACACAAGTTCTGTTCATGCGCTGAGAGAACCTCCTCACGGAACCGAAATCAACGAAACATGTTCATTCCAACCAGAGTATTCCAGGGGTGGGTATGACCGTACCAAGGCTCTTGCATCATTAGAAGTACTTGAAGGTGTTAAAAAGGGTTTAAATTCAGTTATAGTATGTCCGAGTGGTGTTATAGGTCCTTATGATTACAATATATCTCAGATGGGGCAGTTAATATTAAATTATACTAATGGGGCAATGAAAGCCTATATCGATGGAGCCTATGACTTTGTTGATGTTCGAGACGTGGTCCAAGGACTAATACTAGCATGTCAGAATGGTAAAAACGGTGAAATTTACATATTATCTGGGGAAAAAATTACTGTAAAGGAACTCATGAAAACTTTGGAAGATATTACTAAAATAAGACGTCCTTGGCTAAAAATCCCCCATTGGTTGGCCAACACCGTTGGAAAAATAGCTCCAATATACTACAAAAGCCAAGACAACAAACCACTTTTCACTAGCTATTCTATGGAAGTGTTGTTGAGTAACTGCGACATAAACAATTCAAAAGCTAAAAAAGAATTAGGATACAATCCACGCCCCATTAAAGAGTCTGTTAAAGATTCTGTGCAATGGTTTATAGATAATCCTCCATTTTAA
- a CDS encoding TrkA family potassium uptake protein — protein sequence MYVVVMGGGRVGLNLASFLIADGHDVTLIENDENLCSNAAAELDALVICGNGTDTKTLEEANVSSADVFVAATGNDEANLLACILVRECRIPKIIARVSEPSHAEAFRKVGIDSVISPEITAASYVEKLIIRPKIADLVVMGRGDAELLDFKLENKKVIGQKIGDISPTEDFIIVAVYENSDITIPKPDIVLKEGMKVSILVKTKAAREVMKQFTR from the coding sequence ATGTACGTGGTTGTAATGGGTGGTGGGAGAGTAGGCTTGAACCTCGCCTCTTTCCTGATTGCTGATGGTCATGATGTTACCTTGATTGAAAATGACGAAAATTTATGTTCCAATGCAGCTGCTGAACTCGATGCTCTGGTTATTTGTGGTAATGGCACTGATACTAAAACTTTGGAAGAAGCTAACGTATCCAGTGCTGATGTTTTTGTTGCAGCCACTGGAAACGACGAAGCAAACCTCCTCGCTTGCATCTTAGTGAGGGAATGCAGGATCCCCAAAATTATTGCCAGAGTAAGTGAACCTAGTCATGCCGAGGCATTTAGAAAAGTAGGAATTGATTCAGTTATAAGCCCAGAAATCACCGCAGCCAGTTATGTAGAAAAATTAATAATCAGGCCAAAAATTGCTGATCTGGTGGTTATGGGAAGGGGTGATGCTGAATTACTTGATTTTAAATTGGAAAATAAAAAGGTGATTGGCCAGAAAATCGGCGATATTAGTCCCACTGAAGACTTTATAATCGTTGCAGTATATGAAAACAGCGATATAACCATTCCAAAACCAGATATTGTCCTAAAAGAGGGAATGAAGGTTTCTATTCTTGTTAAAACAAAAGCCGCCCGAGAAGTTATGAAACAATTCACAAGATAA